The nucleotide sequence CGGCGCCGGTGTGCACTTTCGTGAGGAAACCACCCAAGAACATGCGGAAGCGCCCCGCCGCGCCCGCGGGatctgatgacgacgacgacggcggcggcagcggcgccctCGCGGCTGCGCGCTCCAAGAAGGGGCCGCCGTCCTCAACCGCTGGCAAGCTCGTTTTCTCCACCGCCGACGACTCCTCCGAGCCGCGGCGGTTCCAGTACGAGTCGTCCCGGACGATACAGTCCACGGACAGCCGCGCAACCGCCGTGCTCGAGACGGAGACGGAGTTCGACCGCGACCCGCGCGCCATCCGCGAGAGACAGCTCAAGCAGGCCGAGGAGTTCCTCAAGAAGAATCCCTCCggtgcctccgcctccgcctccggggAGGTGTACAAGGGGATCCACGGCTACACGGACTACAAGGCTGGGTTCCGGCGGGAGCACACTGTGTCTAGTGAGAAGGCCGGCGGTTCGCACGGCCCGCTCCGGGCGGCCGCGCACATTCGCGTCTCCCAGCGGTTCGACTACCAGCCCGACATCTGCAAGGACTACAAGGAGACGGGGTATTGTGGTTACGGCGATTCCTGCAAGTTCATGCACGACCGAGGGGATTACAAGTCCGGGTGGCAGCTCGAGAAGGAATATGAGGAGGCGGAGAAGGCCCGCAAGCGGCGCATTGCCATGGCTGGTGGGGATGGGAGTGATGATGAGGCAgcagatgaggacgaggatgatgatgaggcGCTGCCCTTTGCCTGCTTCATTTGCCGGCAGCCATTCGTTGATCCAGTGGTCACCAAATGCAAGCACTACTTTTGTGAACATTGCGCTTTGAAGGTATGAATCAGTTTGGTTTGCTTCTTGTATGATTTCCATCTGTAGAAGATCTGGTTATCCACCTGCTTGCTTGGGTAGGCTAATAGTTTGTGGTCCCAATGATT is from Miscanthus floridulus cultivar M001 chromosome 7, ASM1932011v1, whole genome shotgun sequence and encodes:
- the LOC136466913 gene encoding zinc finger CCCH domain-containing protein 15-like, with amino-acid sequence MADGGSGEPGAGGGSAPVCTFVRKPPKNMRKRPAAPAGSDDDDDGGGSGALAAARSKKGPPSSTAGKLVFSTADDSSEPRRFQYESSRTIQSTDSRATAVLETETEFDRDPRAIRERQLKQAEEFLKKNPSGASASASGEVYKGIHGYTDYKAGFRREHTVSSEKAGGSHGPLRAAAHIRVSQRFDYQPDICKDYKETGYCGYGDSCKFMHDRGDYKSGWQLEKEYEEAEKARKRRIAMAGGDGSDDEAADEDEDDDEALPFACFICRQPFVDPVVTKCKHYFCEHCALKHHSKNKKCHVCLKPTGGIFNAAQEIRKKMAQDKKQQE